A genomic region of Lates calcarifer isolate ASB-BC8 linkage group LG9, TLL_Latcal_v3, whole genome shotgun sequence contains the following coding sequences:
- the slc25a1b gene encoding tricarboxylate transport protein B, mitochondrial isoform X1, whose product MSGQPSFVNPFPRPRCLAAAAAEGKAKLTHPGKAILAGGIAGGIEICITFPTEYVKTQLQLDEKANPPKYKGIVDCVKQTVNSHGVRGLYRGLSSLLYGSIPKAAVRFGVFEFLSNKMRDENGKLDSKRGFLCGLGAGVAEAVFVVCPMETVKVKFIHDQTSANPKYRGFFHGVREIIRTQGLKGTYQGLTATVLKQGSNQAIRFYVMTSLRNWYKGDNPNKTINPLLTGLFGAVAGAASVFGNTPLDVIKTRMQGLEAHKYKSTMDCAVKIMKHEGPMAFYKGTVPRLGRVCMDVAIVFIIYEEVVKVLNKVWKTD is encoded by the exons ATGTCCGGACAACCTAGCTTTGTAAACCCGTTCCCCAGACCCCGCTGTTTGGCCGCTGCAGCTGCGGAGGGCAAAGCCAAACTCACGCACCCTGGAAAGGCTATTCTGGCAG GTGGGATTGCGGGAGGTATAGAGATCTGCATCACCTTCCCAACTGAGTACGTTAAAACGCAGCTGCAGCTCGATGAAAAGGCAAATCCTCCCAAATACAAAGGCATCG tTGACTGTGTGAAGCAGACAGTGAACAGTCATGGGGTGAGGGGTCTTTACAGAGGGCTGAGCTCACTGCTGTATGGCTCTATACCCAAAGCAGCCGTCAG GTTTGGGGTGTTTGAGTTCCTCAGTAATAAGATGCGTGATGAGAACGGTAAGCTAGACAGCAAGAGAGGATTCCTCTGTGGTCTTGGAGCTGGAGTTGCAGAAGCTGTGTTTGTAGTCTGTCCTATGGAGACAGTAAAG GTGAAATTCATCCACGATCAGACATCAGCAAACCCAAAGTACAGGGGATTTTTCCACGGGGTGAGGGAGATCATTCGAACTCAAG GACTGAAGGGGACCTATCAGGGCCTAACAGCCACTGTACTGAAGCAGGGCTCCAACCAGGCCATCCGCTTCTACGTCATGACTTCACTGAGGAACTGGTACAAAG GTGACAACCCCAACAAAACCATCAACCCTCTGTTGACTGGACTGTTTGGAGCTGTTGCTGGTGCTGCCAGTGTGTTTGGAAACACTCCCCTGGATGTCATTAAAACCAGGATGCAG GGTCTCGAAGCTCACAAGTACAAAAGCACAATGGACTGCGCCGTTAAGATCATGAAGCATGAGGGACCAATGGC GTTCTACAAAGGTACTGTTCCTCGGCTGGGTCGGGTGTGTATGGACGTGGCCATAGTATTCATCATCTACGAGGAAGTCGTGAAGGTCCTGAACA
- the slc25a1b gene encoding tricarboxylate transport protein B, mitochondrial isoform X2, which yields MRDENGKLDSKRGFLCGLGAGVAEAVFVVCPMETVKVKFIHDQTSANPKYRGFFHGVREIIRTQGLKGTYQGLTATVLKQGSNQAIRFYVMTSLRNWYKGDNPNKTINPLLTGLFGAVAGAASVFGNTPLDVIKTRMQGLEAHKYKSTMDCAVKIMKHEGPMAFYKGTVPRLGRVCMDVAIVFIIYEEVVKVLNKVWKTD from the exons ATGCGTGATGAGAACGGTAAGCTAGACAGCAAGAGAGGATTCCTCTGTGGTCTTGGAGCTGGAGTTGCAGAAGCTGTGTTTGTAGTCTGTCCTATGGAGACAGTAAAG GTGAAATTCATCCACGATCAGACATCAGCAAACCCAAAGTACAGGGGATTTTTCCACGGGGTGAGGGAGATCATTCGAACTCAAG GACTGAAGGGGACCTATCAGGGCCTAACAGCCACTGTACTGAAGCAGGGCTCCAACCAGGCCATCCGCTTCTACGTCATGACTTCACTGAGGAACTGGTACAAAG GTGACAACCCCAACAAAACCATCAACCCTCTGTTGACTGGACTGTTTGGAGCTGTTGCTGGTGCTGCCAGTGTGTTTGGAAACACTCCCCTGGATGTCATTAAAACCAGGATGCAG GGTCTCGAAGCTCACAAGTACAAAAGCACAATGGACTGCGCCGTTAAGATCATGAAGCATGAGGGACCAATGGC GTTCTACAAAGGTACTGTTCCTCGGCTGGGTCGGGTGTGTATGGACGTGGCCATAGTATTCATCATCTACGAGGAAGTCGTGAAGGTCCTGAACA